Proteins from a single region of Bartonella sp. M0283:
- the tldD gene encoding metalloprotease TldD, whose product MKPLIEQFDVGANDVQSIVKDTLKNADDGELFLEYRESESLLFDNGRLKNGSFDQDKGFGLRAVAGEATGYAHSGELTKAALKRASDAAKAVTNGYQGNYSAAPRGTNKKLYDELNPLSKPSFQTKVALLQKIDSYIRNKNDAVRQVSVSLAGSLQQVEILRADGELVRDVRPLVRLAVSVVAAKGDRLENGFYGCGGREAFDRFITEDNWQMAADEALRMALINLEAEPAPAGTFDVVLASGWPGVMLHEAVGHGLEGDFNRKKTSAFSGLMGQQVAAKGVTVIDDGSIAGRRGSLTVDDEGTPSARNVLIEDGKLVGYMQDRLNARLMGMRPTGNGRRESYACAPMPRMTNTMMLGGQYTPEEVLGSLKDGIYAVSFGGGQVDITSGKFVFECTEAYRVKNGKIVAPIKGATLIGNGPEAMKRITMIGNDPKLDNGIGTCGKNGQSVPVGVGLPHLRINGMTIGGTAV is encoded by the coding sequence ATGAAACCGCTGATCGAACAATTCGACGTTGGAGCCAATGATGTCCAATCAATTGTAAAGGACACGTTGAAAAATGCTGATGACGGAGAACTGTTTCTTGAATATCGGGAAAGTGAATCACTCCTTTTCGACAATGGACGACTGAAAAATGGTTCCTTCGATCAGGATAAAGGCTTCGGTTTACGCGCTGTCGCGGGTGAGGCAACAGGTTACGCCCATTCCGGAGAGCTTACAAAAGCGGCATTAAAAAGAGCGTCTGATGCGGCAAAAGCTGTCACCAACGGTTACCAAGGAAATTATAGTGCAGCGCCACGTGGTACCAATAAAAAGCTTTATGACGAATTAAACCCGCTCTCTAAACCTTCGTTTCAAACTAAAGTTGCCCTCCTCCAAAAGATCGATTCCTATATTCGCAATAAAAATGATGCCGTACGGCAAGTCTCTGTATCGCTTGCCGGTTCTTTGCAACAGGTCGAGATTTTACGTGCCGATGGCGAGCTTGTACGCGATGTTCGCCCGCTTGTGCGCCTTGCCGTATCTGTGGTTGCAGCCAAAGGTGACAGACTTGAAAATGGCTTTTATGGCTGTGGCGGTCGTGAAGCTTTTGACCGCTTTATTACCGAAGACAATTGGCAAATGGCTGCCGATGAAGCGCTCCGTATGGCTCTCATAAACCTTGAAGCCGAGCCTGCGCCGGCTGGCACATTCGACGTTGTTCTTGCAAGCGGGTGGCCTGGTGTCATGTTGCATGAAGCTGTCGGACATGGGCTTGAAGGCGATTTCAACCGTAAAAAGACTTCCGCTTTTTCAGGTCTCATGGGGCAACAGGTTGCTGCAAAAGGTGTAACCGTGATTGATGACGGCTCGATTGCAGGGCGTCGTGGGTCGCTTACCGTTGATGACGAAGGGACACCTTCCGCACGCAACGTTCTGATCGAAGATGGAAAGCTCGTCGGCTATATGCAAGACCGGCTTAATGCACGTTTGATGGGTATGCGCCCCACCGGCAACGGACGGCGTGAATCCTATGCCTGTGCGCCGATGCCCAGAATGACCAATACAATGATGTTAGGCGGCCAATACACACCTGAAGAAGTGCTCGGCTCCTTGAAAGATGGCATCTATGCAGTTTCCTTCGGTGGCGGTCAGGTTGATATCACTTCCGGAAAATTTGTGTTCGAATGCACCGAAGCTTACCGTGTCAAAAACGGTAAAATTGTTGCCCCGATCAAAGGGGCTACGCTTATCGGCAATGGTCCGGAAGCCATGAAACGCATCACAATGATCGGTAATGACCCCAAGCTGGATAATGGTATCGGTACCTGTGGCAAGAATGGACAAAGTGTTCCTGTCGGCGTCGGACTACCGCATTTGCGTATCAATGGAATGACGATTGGCGGCACCGCCGTTTGA
- the ribB gene encoding 3,4-dihydroxy-2-butanone-4-phosphate synthase, producing the protein MTFNQKSVVDAIRAFERGEIVAVTDDNGRENEGDLIVAAVHCTPEKMAFIVRNTSGIICAPMTGEEAKRLNLAPMVSNNDSAHHTAFTVTVDFLHGTTTGISAEDRTLTVRNLANPNASASDFSRPGHVFPLIAREGGVLMRSGHTEAAVDLCKLANLPPVGVIGELMNDDGTVKHGPEVRKFAEEHNLHVVTVADLIAYRQRKETLIEHVDEMKVDTLVGPAVAHSYQLPWEPMQHVAVVFGDIRDGENIPVRLQRENVVADVFGKKHEIEAVLRRMAETEKRGVFVYLRAGSVGVGSADENRDREMAMEGLETHEQAVEREEEWRQIGLGAQILKSLGITSVILYASRERHYVGLEGFGIHIEKTDIL; encoded by the coding sequence ATGACATTCAACCAGAAATCGGTCGTGGACGCTATAAGAGCATTCGAGCGCGGTGAAATTGTTGCGGTTACAGATGATAATGGCCGTGAAAATGAAGGTGACCTTATTGTTGCAGCCGTTCATTGCACACCCGAAAAAATGGCCTTTATTGTGCGGAATACGTCCGGAATTATTTGCGCGCCGATGACCGGCGAGGAAGCAAAACGGCTCAATCTTGCCCCTATGGTATCAAATAATGATTCGGCTCATCACACAGCCTTTACTGTAACAGTTGATTTTCTGCATGGTACGACAACAGGTATTTCTGCCGAGGACCGGACGTTGACAGTGAGGAATCTCGCAAATCCGAACGCGAGTGCGTCCGATTTCAGCCGTCCGGGACACGTATTTCCACTTATTGCCCGTGAAGGTGGCGTGTTGATGCGCTCCGGCCACACGGAAGCGGCTGTCGATTTGTGCAAACTTGCAAATCTTCCTCCGGTCGGAGTGATTGGCGAATTGATGAATGATGACGGAACTGTCAAACATGGTCCTGAGGTAAGAAAATTTGCGGAAGAACATAATCTTCATGTCGTGACAGTGGCTGATCTTATAGCCTACCGTCAGCGCAAGGAAACGCTCATCGAACATGTTGACGAGATGAAAGTCGATACACTTGTCGGGCCCGCTGTTGCCCACAGCTATCAATTGCCGTGGGAGCCGATGCAACATGTTGCCGTTGTTTTTGGCGATATCCGCGACGGTGAAAATATTCCCGTTCGTCTGCAACGGGAAAATGTTGTCGCCGATGTCTTTGGCAAGAAGCACGAGATTGAAGCTGTGCTGCGGCGGATGGCCGAAACAGAAAAGCGCGGTGTTTTTGTCTATCTCAGAGCCGGATCTGTCGGCGTCGGTTCTGCCGACGAGAACCGTGATCGCGAAATGGCTATGGAAGGGCTTGAGACACATGAACAGGCTGTCGAGCGTGAGGAAGAATGGCGCCAGATCGGTCTGGGAGCGCAGATTCTCAAAAGCCTCGGTATTACCTCGGTTATTCTTTATGCCTCGCGCGAGCGCCATTATGTTGGCCTTGAAGGTTTTGGTATCCATATAGAAAAAACAGATATTTTGTGA
- a CDS encoding TlyA family RNA methyltransferase, with product MPERLRLDTLLVEKNFFSTRSRARDAIARGTVTINGIVVKKAGQAVLENADIGVFDPAQHYVSRAALKLIAALSYFPVKTEGVTALDIGASTGGFTEVLLEKGASHVIAVDVGHGQLHPSLIGHPAITLYEGLNARDLEKAHLKNRQVQLVVSDVSFISLKLALPPALSLAESGAQAVLLVKPQFEIGREGLGRGGIVKDLSRAESVAHELFNWLDGLDNWRAKGLIASPIEGGDGNREYLLFGEKSND from the coding sequence ATGCCGGAACGGCTGAGATTGGACACGCTTCTGGTTGAAAAGAATTTCTTTTCAACACGTTCACGTGCTCGGGATGCCATTGCCCGAGGCACTGTGACAATCAACGGCATTGTTGTGAAAAAAGCAGGGCAAGCTGTTTTGGAAAACGCCGATATAGGCGTTTTTGATCCTGCGCAACATTATGTATCCCGTGCCGCTTTGAAACTTATTGCGGCACTTTCATATTTTCCGGTTAAAACAGAGGGTGTAACCGCGCTTGATATCGGCGCTTCAACGGGCGGGTTTACCGAAGTTTTACTCGAAAAAGGGGCAAGTCACGTTATAGCTGTTGATGTCGGGCACGGGCAACTCCATCCTTCACTTATCGGTCATCCGGCAATCACCCTTTACGAGGGGTTGAATGCTCGTGACCTTGAGAAAGCTCACTTGAAAAATCGTCAAGTTCAACTCGTCGTCTCGGATGTAAGTTTCATTTCGTTAAAATTGGCTCTGCCACCGGCATTAAGTTTGGCTGAAAGCGGCGCGCAGGCAGTGCTTCTTGTCAAACCACAATTTGAAATCGGGCGCGAAGGTTTAGGGCGGGGCGGCATTGTCAAAGATCTATCCCGTGCAGAAAGCGTTGCTCACGAGCTTTTTAATTGGCTTGACGGGCTTGATAATTGGCGGGCAAAGGGGCTGATCGCTTCACCGATTGAAGGTGGTGACGGAAATCGCGAATATTTACTTTTTGGAGAAAAAAGCAATGATTGA
- the dxs gene encoding 1-deoxy-D-xylulose-5-phosphate synthase produces MSRPSTPLLDKIHLPEDLRRLPESALTEVANELRAETIDAVSVTGGHLGAGLGVVELTVALHYVFNTPEDRIIWDVGHQSYPHKILTGRRDRIRTLRQEGGLSGFTKRSESIYDPFGAGHSSTSISAGLGMAVANDLKKEKKRNVVAVIGDGAMSAGMAYEAMNNAGSLDARLIVILNDNDMSIAPPTGAMSAYLARLVSSPSYRNLRERAKALSKKLPKFFWDKARRGEEFARGFLTGGTLFEELGFYYVGPIDGHNIEHLLPVLKNVREHPNGPVLVHVVTRKGKGYAPAEAASDKYHGVSRFNVVTGEQIKVQSKAPSYTKVFADSLIKEATLDDKIVAVTAAMPSGTGLDKFAEKFPDRMFDVGIAEQHAVTFAAGMSCEGLKPFVAIYSTFLQRAYDQIVHDVSIQQLPVKFAIDRAGFVGADGSTHAGSYDTVFLSALPGFVVMAPSDELELMNMVRTAAAYDQGPISFRYPRGEGVGLKLPERGELIEIGKGRILREGNKVALLGFGTRLQDALAAADELGAAGLSTTVADARFAKPLDEDLVRRLAQEHEVLVTIEEGAAGGFGAQVLQFLARDGLLDKGLKIRTMTLPDKYLYHGPQAKILSEIGLDKTGIVNTVFAALGREALVTPQIRA; encoded by the coding sequence TTGTCGCGACCATCAACACCATTGTTGGACAAGATACATCTGCCGGAGGATCTGCGCCGCTTGCCGGAAAGCGCCTTGACAGAAGTCGCTAATGAATTGCGGGCTGAAACAATTGACGCCGTATCGGTAACAGGGGGACATTTGGGCGCGGGGCTCGGCGTCGTAGAACTCACCGTTGCGTTGCATTATGTTTTTAACACACCCGAAGATCGTATTATTTGGGATGTCGGGCATCAATCTTATCCCCATAAGATATTGACGGGCAGGCGTGATCGTATCCGTACTCTTCGTCAGGAAGGGGGATTGTCCGGTTTTACCAAACGCAGCGAAAGCATTTATGATCCGTTCGGGGCAGGCCATTCTTCAACCTCCATTTCTGCGGGTCTCGGTATGGCTGTTGCCAATGACCTGAAAAAGGAAAAAAAGCGTAATGTTGTTGCCGTTATCGGTGATGGTGCAATGTCTGCTGGCATGGCCTATGAGGCGATGAACAATGCCGGTTCGCTTGACGCGCGGCTCATTGTTATTCTTAACGATAACGATATGTCAATTGCTCCGCCAACCGGAGCAATGAGTGCCTATCTTGCACGGCTGGTTTCAAGCCCTTCATACCGTAATCTGCGTGAACGCGCCAAAGCTTTGAGCAAAAAGCTTCCCAAATTTTTCTGGGATAAAGCCCGTCGCGGTGAAGAATTTGCGCGTGGCTTTTTGACCGGTGGTACGCTGTTTGAAGAGTTGGGTTTCTACTATGTCGGACCGATCGACGGTCACAATATCGAGCATCTCCTGCCGGTCTTGAAAAATGTCCGCGAACATCCGAACGGTCCGGTTCTTGTTCATGTTGTTACACGCAAGGGCAAGGGCTATGCACCGGCTGAAGCAGCGAGTGACAAATATCATGGAGTTAGCCGTTTCAATGTTGTGACCGGCGAACAAATAAAAGTTCAGAGCAAAGCTCCGTCCTATACCAAAGTATTTGCCGATTCTTTGATTAAAGAAGCGACACTTGACGACAAGATTGTTGCGGTTACTGCTGCAATGCCTTCCGGAACGGGGCTCGACAAATTTGCCGAAAAGTTTCCTGACCGTATGTTCGATGTCGGCATTGCCGAGCAACATGCGGTCACTTTTGCAGCCGGTATGTCTTGTGAAGGTCTCAAACCTTTCGTGGCGATTTATTCCACATTTCTCCAGCGTGCTTATGACCAGATTGTGCATGATGTTTCCATACAACAATTGCCGGTGAAATTTGCAATTGACCGCGCCGGTTTTGTTGGTGCCGATGGCTCAACCCATGCAGGAAGTTATGATACGGTCTTTTTGTCGGCACTTCCGGGTTTTGTCGTCATGGCACCTTCCGACGAACTGGAATTGATGAATATGGTGCGCACGGCCGCTGCCTATGATCAGGGACCGATTTCTTTCCGCTATCCACGTGGTGAGGGCGTAGGTCTCAAATTGCCGGAACGCGGCGAATTGATCGAAATCGGAAAGGGACGCATTCTTCGCGAAGGGAATAAAGTAGCATTATTGGGCTTTGGTACCCGTTTGCAGGATGCGCTTGCTGCTGCCGATGAACTGGGAGCCGCCGGACTTTCGACAACGGTTGCAGATGCCCGTTTTGCAAAACCGCTCGATGAAGATCTCGTTCGCCGTCTTGCTCAGGAACATGAGGTTCTTGTCACGATTGAAGAAGGCGCGGCGGGAGGTTTCGGTGCGCAAGTTTTGCAATTCCTCGCAAGGGATGGATTGCTCGACAAAGGGCTAAAAATTCGCACAATGACATTGCCGGATAAATATCTCTATCATGGCCCGCAGGCAAAAATTCTTTCCGAGATTGGGCTTGATAAAACCGGTATTGTCAATACAGTCTTTGCCGCTCTCGGACGCGAAGCATTGGTGACACCACAAATTCGGGCCTGA
- a CDS encoding class I SAM-dependent RNA methyltransferase, whose translation MIEEVVIDHVGVAGDGVAKTKHGAVYVPFALPQEVVNIAAENGHGTIIALKKRSPERVEAKCKHFEACGGCALQHWADQPYQMWKRSLVMEALEGRNITTDVDPVIPCEPHTRRRMILTARVTPKGQIVGFNRYQSHEVVAIEECPVSRPELVDALGAIRSVAALLANYAKEIRINVTLAENGIDVALEGCKINNEKLRQRLVEEGLKQSFIRLTADGEIIIEKERPELHFGSAAVELAPGGFLQATKEAEEFMSKLVMQGLKKTKNAADLFSGAGTFTFRMAEKMKVHAVENDDDALKSLDRAYRQSVGLKTVTYEKRDLFRRPLLPRELEAFDGLVFDPPRAGAEEQAREIAKTNIPHVVAVSCNPVTMARDLSILIEGGYTIEKLVPIDQFLWSPHVEAVALLKKRKPKPGWRL comes from the coding sequence ATGATTGAAGAGGTCGTGATCGACCATGTCGGTGTCGCTGGTGATGGTGTTGCAAAGACGAAACATGGCGCTGTCTATGTCCCGTTTGCGCTGCCTCAAGAAGTTGTCAATATTGCCGCCGAAAATGGTCACGGGACGATCATTGCTTTGAAAAAACGCTCGCCCGAAAGGGTTGAAGCAAAATGCAAACATTTCGAGGCCTGCGGTGGTTGTGCCTTGCAGCATTGGGCCGATCAACCCTATCAAATGTGGAAAAGATCTCTGGTTATGGAAGCATTGGAGGGGAGAAACATCACAACCGATGTGGATCCCGTTATTCCATGTGAGCCCCATACACGCCGTCGTATGATATTAACTGCCCGTGTCACGCCAAAAGGACAAATTGTCGGGTTCAATCGCTATCAATCCCATGAAGTTGTGGCCATTGAGGAATGTCCCGTCTCGCGTCCGGAGCTTGTGGATGCACTTGGGGCAATCCGATCGGTTGCTGCTTTATTGGCAAACTACGCGAAGGAAATACGGATTAATGTGACACTGGCTGAAAACGGAATTGATGTTGCATTGGAGGGCTGCAAAATCAATAATGAAAAATTGCGCCAACGGCTCGTAGAAGAGGGCTTGAAGCAATCTTTCATTCGTTTGACGGCAGATGGCGAGATCATCATAGAGAAAGAAAGGCCGGAACTTCATTTCGGTTCGGCCGCTGTCGAATTGGCTCCGGGCGGTTTTTTACAAGCAACCAAAGAAGCGGAAGAATTTATGTCCAAGCTTGTCATGCAAGGCTTGAAAAAAACCAAAAACGCGGCCGATCTTTTTTCCGGTGCTGGCACATTTACATTCCGCATGGCCGAAAAAATGAAAGTTCATGCCGTTGAAAATGATGATGACGCTTTGAAAAGCCTTGATCGTGCCTATCGACAATCGGTCGGGCTGAAGACTGTAACCTATGAAAAGCGGGATTTATTCCGTCGTCCACTTTTGCCGCGTGAATTGGAAGCTTTTGATGGGCTTGTTTTTGACCCGCCACGGGCAGGTGCCGAAGAACAAGCGCGCGAAATTGCCAAAACAAATATTCCGCATGTGGTTGCGGTTTCCTGTAATCCGGTCACAATGGCGCGTGATTTGTCTATTTTGATTGAGGGTGGCTATACAATTGAAAAGCTCGTGCCAATAGACCAGTTTTTATGGTCCCCCCATGTCGAGGCAGTTGCTTTACTCAAAAAGCGCAAGCCCAAACCGGGCTGGCGCCTTTAA
- a CDS encoding DedA family protein, with protein sequence MVEEYLQHWISQYGPFAYFFILYFESFGAPVPGESGLIAGSLLAAAGKLDLLPMLLCAFSGSVLGDCTGYAIGHFGGEKLLLRYGHYIKLTPERLEKFQNMLDKRGFFFVATARFIVILRQLNGLIAGSGGMAFPKFLVANIIGAAAWTLVWGGGPYLVKFLF encoded by the coding sequence ATGGTTGAAGAATATTTACAACATTGGATTTCGCAATATGGCCCGTTTGCCTATTTCTTCATCCTCTATTTCGAATCATTTGGCGCTCCTGTCCCGGGAGAAAGCGGCCTTATCGCCGGCTCTCTGCTCGCCGCTGCCGGAAAGCTCGATCTGCTGCCAATGCTGCTTTGTGCTTTTTCAGGAAGTGTGCTTGGCGATTGCACTGGTTATGCTATAGGCCATTTCGGCGGCGAAAAACTTCTATTGCGCTACGGACATTACATAAAACTCACACCGGAACGGCTCGAAAAGTTTCAAAATATGCTTGATAAACGTGGCTTTTTCTTCGTTGCTACAGCCCGTTTCATTGTAATTTTGCGCCAATTGAACGGTCTTATTGCCGGTTCCGGAGGAATGGCTTTTCCAAAATTTCTGGTCGCCAATATCATCGGGGCAGCCGCTTGGACACTTGTTTGGGGCGGCGGCCCCTATCTTGTAAAATTTTTATTCTAA
- the aroC gene encoding chorismate synthase: MSYNTFGKLFRVTTWGESHGPALGCVIDGCPPGIKFSVAEVQAYLDKRKPGQSRYTTQRREADKVKILSGVLPCDDGEKLITTGTPISMMIENTDQRSKDYGNLAREYRPGHADYTYDVKYGIRDYRGGGRSSARETAARVAAGAIARKVVPNLRVRGAVIAIGAIDIDRSRWDWNEVDNNPFFTPDKIAAEKFATYLDEIRKKGSSIGATVEIVADNVPAGLGAPIYGKLDQDIASFLMSINAVKAVEIGEGFNAARLTGEENADEMRHGENGRPVFLSNHAGGILGGISNGEPVIARFAVKPTSSILTPRRSVDVDGNNVDVVTKGRHDPCVGIRAVPVGEAMVACAIADHYLRHRGQTGRI, from the coding sequence ATGTCATATAATACATTCGGTAAACTCTTCCGCGTTACGACATGGGGCGAAAGCCATGGGCCTGCATTGGGCTGCGTTATTGACGGTTGCCCTCCGGGGATAAAGTTCTCGGTGGCGGAGGTGCAAGCCTATCTTGATAAACGCAAACCCGGACAATCCCGCTATACGACCCAGCGTCGTGAAGCTGATAAGGTCAAAATATTGTCTGGGGTGTTACCCTGTGACGACGGGGAAAAATTGATCACAACCGGAACGCCGATTTCCATGATGATCGAGAACACCGATCAGCGGTCGAAAGATTATGGGAATCTTGCCCGCGAATATCGTCCCGGACACGCCGATTATACTTATGATGTCAAATATGGTATCCGTGATTATCGTGGCGGCGGGCGTTCTTCTGCACGCGAGACTGCAGCCCGCGTTGCTGCCGGCGCAATAGCCCGAAAAGTTGTTCCAAATCTCCGTGTGCGTGGAGCCGTGATTGCTATTGGTGCAATCGATATTGACCGTTCCCGTTGGGATTGGAATGAGGTTGATAATAATCCGTTTTTTACCCCCGATAAGATCGCTGCTGAAAAATTCGCAACTTATCTTGATGAAATTCGTAAGAAAGGTTCGTCAATCGGTGCTACAGTCGAAATTGTAGCAGACAATGTACCTGCCGGGCTTGGCGCGCCGATTTACGGGAAACTTGATCAGGATATTGCATCCTTTCTCATGTCGATCAATGCAGTCAAGGCCGTTGAAATCGGTGAAGGATTTAACGCTGCCCGCTTGACAGGCGAAGAAAATGCCGACGAAATGCGGCATGGGGAAAATGGGCGACCGGTTTTTTTAAGCAATCATGCCGGTGGTATACTGGGAGGTATTTCTAACGGCGAACCGGTTATTGCGCGTTTTGCAGTCAAACCGACATCATCGATATTGACACCACGCCGTTCAGTGGATGTTGATGGCAATAATGTTGATGTAGTGACAAAAGGGCGGCACGATCCTTGTGTTGGAATAAGGGCTGTACCAGTAGGGGAAGCGATGGTGGCTTGTGCCATTGCCGACCATTATCTTAGACATCGCGGCCAAACAGGCCGGATCTGA
- a CDS encoding exodeoxyribonuclease VII small subunit, producing MAEQKDNADVSQMSFEKALGALEEIVEKLERGDVALDETIRIYERGEALKKHCDKLLKEAENKVDKIRLSREGEPEGLEPLDAEQ from the coding sequence ATGGCAGAACAGAAAGATAATGCCGATGTTTCTCAAATGAGTTTCGAGAAAGCACTTGGCGCGTTGGAAGAAATTGTTGAAAAACTCGAGCGCGGCGATGTCGCGCTTGATGAAACAATTCGCATATATGAGCGTGGAGAAGCTTTGAAAAAACATTGTGACAAGCTTTTGAAAGAAGCTGAAAACAAGGTTGATAAAATTCGTTTGTCGCGCGAGGGAGAGCCGGAAGGGCTTGAACCTCTTGATGCCGAACAATAA
- a CDS encoding YeeE/YedE family protein produces MYTVVSGQPQKLSHHFTLPKIISALFIVLAAIWLSVAYRVEQGLLLLVGAALGITLYHASFGFTSAWRNFILEGRGRGLRVQMLMLAIAVLLFFPTLSLGEVFGHPVNGSLAPLSLSVIIGAFMFGIGMQLAGGCASGVLFTLGGGNARMLLVLAFFVLGGFISTAHASFWANMPALQPVSLVKTLGAPLGIVVSLVLFAIIAALTVVIEKHRHGALEQEKSTTHKGLQRFFRGPWPMVWGGVALALLNYLTLVISGKPWSIAGAFPIWGAKITTALGVDVASWQFWQNPGNAKNLSSSIFSNVTSVMDFGIIAGAMLAAGLAGRFAFKFRMPIGSACAAVIGGLLLGYGARVGFGCNIGAYFSGIASGSLHGWLWVVAAFFGNTAGVYLRPVFYKNPQTAPQIKSC; encoded by the coding sequence ATGTACACGGTCGTGTCTGGTCAGCCTCAAAAGCTGTCTCATCATTTTACACTTCCAAAAATTATCAGCGCTTTATTCATTGTGCTTGCCGCGATTTGGCTCTCGGTTGCCTATCGTGTTGAGCAAGGGCTTTTGCTTCTCGTCGGTGCAGCCCTTGGAATAACGCTTTACCATGCGTCATTCGGCTTTACATCGGCCTGGCGCAATTTCATCCTTGAAGGTCGCGGGCGAGGTTTGCGCGTGCAGATGCTGATGCTGGCAATTGCCGTCCTGCTCTTTTTCCCGACTTTAAGCCTTGGTGAAGTTTTTGGTCATCCCGTCAATGGCTCGCTCGCCCCTTTGAGCCTGTCGGTGATCATCGGAGCATTTATGTTCGGAATTGGAATGCAACTTGCCGGTGGCTGCGCTTCCGGCGTACTATTTACTCTCGGTGGCGGCAATGCCCGTATGCTTCTGGTTCTCGCATTTTTTGTCCTTGGCGGTTTTATTTCAACGGCACATGCATCATTCTGGGCAAATATGCCGGCATTACAACCCGTTTCGCTGGTTAAAACCCTCGGCGCACCATTAGGCATTGTTGTTTCACTTGTACTCTTTGCAATTATTGCCGCACTAACAGTCGTCATCGAAAAACATCGTCATGGTGCGCTTGAACAGGAAAAGTCGACAACTCATAAAGGTTTACAACGTTTTTTCCGTGGTCCTTGGCCAATGGTTTGGGGCGGCGTTGCTCTGGCACTCCTTAATTATCTGACACTGGTCATCTCCGGTAAGCCGTGGAGCATTGCCGGCGCCTTTCCAATTTGGGGAGCGAAGATCACCACTGCTCTTGGTGTCGATGTCGCAAGTTGGCAGTTCTGGCAAAACCCCGGCAACGCCAAAAACCTGAGCTCAAGCATATTTTCCAATGTCACTTCGGTCATGGATTTCGGCATTATCGCCGGTGCAATGTTGGCCGCTGGTCTCGCTGGCCGTTTTGCATTCAAATTCCGTATGCCGATCGGCTCCGCATGTGCTGCCGTTATTGGTGGTCTGCTTCTCGGCTATGGTGCCCGCGTTGGCTTTGGCTGCAATATCGGCGCATATTTTTCAGGCATTGCGTCAGGCAGCCTGCATGGCTGGCTCTGGGTTGTGGCCGCGTTCTTCGGAAATACGGCCGGGGTTTATTTGCGGCCGGTTTTTTATAAAAATCCGCAAACTGCACCGCAGATCAAATCCTGCTAG